Proteins encoded within one genomic window of Actinomycetes bacterium:
- a CDS encoding molecular chaperone — translation MTEPLGLSIGTTNLVAARVGRPPVLRRSILTVFADRSPQVGEPAENPNPGESGVVLRGFVERVGDPVPLAA, via the coding sequence ATGACTGAACCGTTGGGGTTGTCGATCGGGACGACGAACCTCGTCGCGGCCCGCGTCGGCCGTCCCCCCGTGCTGCGGCGATCGATCCTCACCGTCTTCGCCGACAGGTCGCCACAGGTTGGCGAGCCCGCGGAGAACCCGAACCCCGGCGAGTCAGGTGTCGTCCTGCGCGGTTTCGTCGAGCGCGTCGGCGATCCGGTTCCGCTGGCGGCG